The Magnolia sinica isolate HGM2019 chromosome 9, MsV1, whole genome shotgun sequence genome contains a region encoding:
- the LOC131256256 gene encoding coniferyl alcohol acyltransferase-like codes for MASAVAGVDDFTVTVKRKETVAAVLPLQDHWLPLSNLDLLLPPIDVGVFFCYEKPSSSTEKSSFPSMASTLKKSLAQALVSYYAFAGEVVTSSLGEPELLCNNRGVDFYEAYADIELRRLHLYNPDATVEGKLVPKKKEGVFCVQATELKCGGVVVACSFDHRIADAYSGNMFLVSWAEMAQSKSISNPPSFRRSLLNPRRPVSYDVSIDEMYVPLSLLPPPKNEEVAADDDRIISRIYYVTAQDINELQSLASSSTCKRTKLQSLSACIWQIVAKSERDSTRRCKMGIVVDGRTRLSDGDGPNHSMSNYFGNVLSIPYGEERAEELATRPLSWVAEAVHEALSEGASKEHFLGLIDWVEARRPQPAVAKIYCREREDGAAFVVSSGQRFPVKRVDFGWGKPVFGSYHFPWGGESGYVMPMPSASREGDWVVYMHLSKGQLDLLEAEEGHIFHPLTPEYLNLAAAAATSDVSYAIKDIPSCSRRCTTTNAISTNVGGRDNMRSFGLV; via the exons ATGGCATCTGCAGTTGCTGGTGTTGATGATTTCACTGTAACGGTGAAACGGAAGGAGACGGTAGCAGCAGTGCTGCCATTGCAAGACCACTGGCTGCCCCTCTCCAACCTAGACTTGCTCCTTCCCCCTATTGACGTAGGGGTCTTCTTTTGTTATGAGAAGCCCAGCAGCAGCACTGAAAAATCCAGTTTCCCTTCCATGGCCAGCACCCTCAAGAAATCTCTTGCCCAAGCCCTTGTCTCTTACTATGCCTTTGCCGGCGAGGTTGTCACTAGCTCCCTTGGAGAGCCAGAGCTCCTCTGCAACAATCGTGGTGTCGACTTCTACGAAGCTTATGCTGACATCGAGCTTCGACGTCTCCACCTCTACAACCCAGACGCCACCGTTGAAGGGAAGCTCGTCCCGAAGAAGAAAGAAGGGGTGTTCTGTGTTCAG GCAACGGAGCTCAAGTGCGGTGGGGTGGTTGTGGCATGCTCATTCGACCACCGGATAGCTGATGCCTACTCAGGGAATATGTTCTTGGTATCATGGGCAGAGATGGCTCAGTCAAAATCTATCTCTAATCCACCATCTTTCCGTCGATCCTTACTCAACCCAAGGCGGCCTGTCTCCTATGATGTCTCCATTGACGAAATGTATGTGCCCCTTTCATTGTTGCCACCTCCAAAGAATGAAGAAGTTGCAGCTGATGATGATAGGATAATAAGTCGAATTTACTATGTGACTGCCCAAGATATCAATGAGCTTCAGTCCCTTGCCAGCTCTAGCACCTGCAAGAGAACTAAGCTCCAATCACTAAGTGCATGCATATGGCAGATTGTTGCGAAAAGTGAGAGAGACAGTACGAGAAGATGTAAGATGGGGATTGTGGTTGACGGGCGGACAAGATTGAGTGATGGGGATGGGCCCAACCATTCCATGTCAAATTACTTTGGGAACGTGTTGTCGATACCATACGGAGAGGAAAGAGCCGAGGAACTGGCAACAAGGCCATTGAGTTGGGTGGCGGAGGCGGTGCATGAAGCATTGAGTGAGGGAGCAAGCAAGGAGCATTTCTTGGGgttgatagattgggtagaggcAAGAAGACCACAGCCAGCAGTGGCGAAGATATATTGCAGAGAAAGGGAAGATGGGGCAGCATTTGTGGTGTCATCGGGGCAGAGGTTCCCAGTGAAAAGAGTGGATTTTGGGTGGGGGAAGCCGGTGTTTGGTTCATACCATTTCCCATGGGGAGGAGAGTCAGGGTATGTGATGCCAATGCCAAGTGCAAGCAGGGAGGGGGATTGGGTGGTCTACATGCACCTCTCCAAAGGGCAGTTAGATCTGCTGGAAGCTGAGGAAGGCCATATCTTTCACCCCTTAACTCCTGAATACCTTAAtttggctgctgctgctgcaactTCCGACGTTTCTTATGCCATAAAGGATATTCCAAGTTGTAGCCGTCGCTGCACTACTACCAATGCTATTAGTACGAATGTAGGAGGACGAGACAATATGAGGAGTTTTGGCCTTGTATGA